Below is a genomic region from Papilio machaon chromosome 11, ilPapMach1.1, whole genome shotgun sequence.
aataagagcAAATAAAATCTACCATTAATAAATGGAAAGCGTACAAGAATAATTCATTTGGTAACAAAAGGGGAACGGCTTGTTTGTCCCGTGTGCTCGCCCCCGCTGGGTGAAATGGTTCAGTCGGACCCTGAggtttatttctttacatttcaaCCGCTTCGTCTGCGTTTTAATAAGTTCTGGAGTTCTCGCCTTCTAAAACACCTGCTTTCGTGCTATGATCTGTTCattgtggttttatttttattttggaaatttCAAACctttcctttaaaaatattttgcttcgATTATTTATGCTCAGTTTTCATTATTAGTAAATTCATAGGTAAGTCTCGTATTTGCAGTTATATTGTTAGCagttatattaacaaaatgtttccCATTCAAAAACCAATTATCATTTACATATCAGAGGCGAGGCGCCGACGCCGGCACTCACTCGCTAGCTCGCACCTCAGGTCAATTCATTTACTACTCACCAACATCGAGAGATCCTTTCGATCACTAAGGCGCATGAATTAGATTCTACGATCTCTGGAGCTCTCACTGAGCTGGACCTTTCTTAGATTAGTTGATAGATGCATACGTGAAAGCTATAACTACCAAAACAAGACGACCAACCAAATCGCCTTTGTTGAGATTTTATCTTGCCGTTAAATACTTCTAACCATTATAGAATATCTAGCGTCTCGCTCGAACCAACAGCGGCCAATTACTTTAGGCTGATACCCGTTTGTGGACTTTAGTTTTGAAGAGAATTTTGAATGCCTGTTTATATCGGTTCTGTAcaacgtaatttttttctgttaactGCTACTTTAATTGGTAGCATTACACAAGTCGATAATAATAACGGAATTTTTGTTAGGTGCTGCAATATATGTTTTGATATCTTCTCACGTGActatgttcattttttttaataaatctcatGTTGTTTTAGTCTTAAGTGTtttcttgaaaattatttattgtctattaatatcattatttaaagtaattaaagtaacatttatttcgtCTCATGTAATCCATATTCGTCCAAGCCGTAATATATGTTCTGGTTATAGGCCAGGCTTATTTGTAAACCGGCATCTCAATGATCGGCGTCGTTCATAGCCCACTTATTGAGCCAAGTGTGTACCACAAGTTAATTAAACGAACCTCTCGTTCAAACGTAAGTGATCACATAGGAAGGTACAAACGACCCTGTTTGAGATATGTACCTTTTCAttaattgaagtttttttgTCTTGTTATTGATAGATAAAACGTTTCATATTTTAGTAGTCTATGTTGTAGTCTCTGGAAGTAGCgaaagtgaaaataataacatacaatcaaatgttttaattagtatttCTAATTTTGTAGAACAAACCAATTAATGGTCATTATTTTTGGGCTCATGTGAAAACAAATAGTTTGATTGTTAGATAACCTCTTGTTAACattattgaaataacaatCTGGTTATCAAATTAATCTCTTGGGAGCAACTTAATTAAAGTGCTGGTCGAAAGCAGCGTATAATTTGCGTCAAAATTGTTTCGCTTTAATAAAGATCGTTAGTACGATGAGTCACCGAACTTATTTAAGCCATGTTATTGTGTGCTCTTATAATAGCTACCTAAATTGTacgttaaatatttcttatccacttaaaaaaaacagttgcaTATACTTACTTGTAtgtgaatatattttgatagtttgtatttaaaaaattaacatatttaatagtgtttgatttattttgttgtcatATACGAattcaatgaaaaatttaGCGTTGAATATCCCTCCAAACTTGTACCTAAGTTCACATTTTCCTTGGATATTAATCAAACAAAGCTTATGCAATGTAATTTGCTCACATCGTACTAATGTAACTACTCTACTAGTTCACAAGTACCAAggtatttacaataattagtGGAATTGAATTGTGTgaagtatttgttatttaattgagGTCAAAGAACAGTGCAGTAAGtatgaaaatagaaaacagttATCGTGTTAAATGCGATGAACTAAGAAATTAACCAAATTTAAAAGTGGATATAAATAGAGTTTTAAATGATGCaaagttaaatgttatttcattgaaattgaaaatttatttttaaatcacatcttattgttaattttgataGATAGAGttcgttttaaattttcctATGATTATTTTGGTTAAGAATAGCTCCCGTTGAAGTCTTTTGTATGCTGTTCGAGTTGTCggttcaatgtttattttacttttattcccCAGTAAAAAGTAACGGGTTGGAATGTGAAAAcatcaaattttttataatagaaaacacTACACGGTCCAGGATTATAAAAATGAGACAAATTTATTGCCGCTCTCCGATTATACACACGATAAACGCACAGACCGGTGATTATGATATCTCAAGACTTTAATCGACCGATCGATACTAAGTCGCGTTCCGTTCTACACTAAAccagtaataataaaaaagaaacttgttACGGGCGCGTCTCATCCGACAGTTTACGCTAGAAAATCAACAAGGTGCGCGGAGGACGCTAGTCGGAACCGCGGTGCCTTATCGGCCCATCGCTACGAACAATGCGTCGAATGTTTCAATATAGCTCCGACAGCATTTTTAACGTTTCATCGGCGTTGTAAcaatcgtaaaatattttctctacGCCTTCTCACAGCTCTGATTAATGTTGTACACACTGCGGCGTCGCATTCGTTTTTTCACCTTCATGTTATTTttggtattaatttatttctctcGAAAACGGAATAGATGGTTCTCGTGTGTGTTTTTCGGATGGGTCATCGGTTTTCAACAATGCAAGAATAgtctattgaaaataaatacatacgaaaacaatgaaataaatatactgtTTTATGCTATTCCGCTtagattaaattatctttactATCTAATGACATTGCTTAAGTCTTTATATCTCTTAAGGATATCTATCCAGcattatttaatcaaacaaaCCTAACATACTTATAGATTATATAAACATGTGTTGGGTAGTAAAGCGCTATGAGCTCTAGATtactttacttaaataataggCGGTGACACACCTGcatataaaagttattcaaTATTCTGTACGTTTCTTCGGTCCATTGAAGGATATATTCGATATAACTTGAGTTATTTCAAAGGCTGCATTCGGTTCCAGTGACCGCAGCGCTGCGAGCTCTCGATCGTTACCCCCGCTCAGATGGATGGCGGCAAGGAGCTACGAATAGCATTTGAATTAAgaacatatattattatttaaattgttgaataaatatgtaatgatGGCTTGTGTTGCTCGGCCTAATTGTGATTCGATGTtttgtataatgtaaaatatctaaataatcCAGAAATGTAAtctaaaatcataaattattgttCAATAAAGCTttggttatatatttttcgcTTCATTCAAAATACTTTTCTCACTAAAACTCCTAACCGCCATTCTCAAATAGTTTTCTATAGCTTCTAAACCACGCTATACATAATAGGACTATTTTCACAACAATAGTCATAACATCGACTCACAATCCATACTGTTTTGAGATCATACAGTAGTATTGGCGCGAAGGTTCACACTCCCGCGGGAGATATTTGtatgtgttttataaactattttaacaagataataattcatatcaaagtaacaatttattgtaatactcAAGCTACGACAAGGAggacaaatatactttatttatgctataaaattttcagtcataatttatattacttacCTATATATCTTGTTCGTCGtgtgttttcatattttatttgatgagataaagtatcaaaaaaattttatagaCACCTAGAAGCAGCATATCaccgttatttttatatgcagTTAAATGATCAAACATCAGACAGAATTAGCTTttgtattaagtaaaattctatcttataagtttatttgaattcTTCAGCACTATTCTAATATAAGAAACATTTAGCATTCACTGATTTTAAGTGCAATTCTATGAATGCATTTCAATACCTACACTTACACAAGGCGATCCTTTTGTTCGCAACTCCAGTTGTTTCACACCTACTTACGCCGAGGGCCAAGAGCTCGTTACCTCAGATTGAAGGGCCGCGGTCGACGGCCGGCGCGCTATCCTTACGGATCCCACATAAAAAACCTGATATGCAATACGCTTTCCTATACGTGGAGATGCCGTTTTGATCCAAGTCTATCATGTttcttgaatatttaaattagataagCCTTTAGCAATTGCTTGCCTAGTATCGGTTTTTGTTTGACGATTATTTAATGCTAAGAAATGGCTTTCCAGTTCTTTGTGTGCCTCTTTTAGACGTCACTTCGTAATAcctatagatgtttgttatccATAATGAGATGTAGAAATTATCTTGGTGCCGATAAGCAATGTATTACTATTTAAgtgtcatcatcagctcactatacgtccccaccgaggggctcggagcctaccccaattttaggggtgactaggccatagtcaaccacgctggccaagtgcgggttggttgacttcacacatatcattgaatttcttctcagatatgtgcaggttgcatcacgatgttttccttcaccgtaagaacgtcggataaatgtacatatgtaaatcgaaaatcgaaaaacacattggtacatggcgggattcgaacccaggacctgcagattgcaagtcaagtgcttaacccctgagccaccgacgctcatgCTCGACGCTATTTAagtgtatattaatttaaatacaataattgaaatttaatttggaaatacaatgattgaaaaaaaaaatatattagaaaaagttTGTTTCAGGAAGAACTAGTTGACTAGTTAggaataaactatttataattagaataaatcttatttcttactaatattatgaatgcgaatgtttacatggatggatggatagatggatgttagaaggtatgtccagaacgccttaacggatctcggtgaaattcagcgtagatttagaacatagtctggaagaacacataggctacctcCTAACTTTTATACTGAACCCTCGCagcgaagtcgcgggcgaaagctagtttaaCATTAAAAGGTGTGCGCTTGTATAATTGAAGAAACATATTGATATCGTACTTtacatcaaatttatttttttaatcgaaatagtacttttgaaaatttctgtattttttttcataaataaggAAACCAGAGAAAAAGTACAACAGTTTTTCTTAGCCCTGTCTGGATTACTCCTAAGActcatttttaagtaataaaatatttagttttttgtaataaacattgtATAACTACACaattatagttataaaattttgtaatcagCTTGTGACAGACTTCAATGTGTCAAGTTACATGTTTAGAAATATGTGTTAccgaaaaagtattaaatgtataattttaaataatgaataatatagtatttattatatttataatataataataatattttcattttaacatcAAAAGAAAACCAAACCGAGtacttaatttagtttaatacaaatattgtaatactttttaaataatattgactgttatataaatttatgtcaaatcttataactttgttattgtaataaatatttttcaactagattattcatagttttatcatgatattaattatagttttttcatCCCAGTATAGttcgattaaaatttataaaactgagAAACtgtttggttttttattttaataaatagttaaaagaaataaataataaaagaaaacttcgTATTTTCATATCGATCGTTTATTTTTCGATTATCACTTTTTGAAGTTGCCAACTTTTGAAAATGtctacaataaatatttaatttttagccatgattttattacaaaatatacaaagctACAAATGCTAcgtaatattagaaagataaCTACATCTAATTTATCACAGATTTTGGCAGCTCAGCCATTTTAAGTCACTTTATAGTAAATAGTATGGCATTGGCCCAACAAGCACAGCCTTTGTGGGATAACACCAAAGTAACAAAAGACgttataatttagatattcTTACAGTTGATATACAGTAAAAATGCATGTTTTAGTGCAAGTACATTGTTTAACACGTCAAACATAATTGcacatttttctttacttagcgacagaaaatattttacacacaTGACATTTtaggaatatttttacactatcattaaattaaaagtaaaatatttacaatatacagGCTATCGGACTAGCTATCACAATGTTCACTGAGTCATATTTACACTGCACTTTGTTTACATTCCACTACAGGGCACTTCACTACACTAAGGTTTACAGTTCTAAAGTACCTTAAACGTGAGCTGAGAGTGTACGAGGCGAGGCACGGGGAGGTATCTGATGCGCAGCATGTGAGGGGTGCGGTGGCAGTACAGGGTGTGCGCCGTGCACGGGTGGTGGCGGCAGCGCGCCCATGTGGCCCCGCGGGTAATGGTGCCGGTGCATGGGCACCGCGCCGCCTGCGCCGGGGCTCGGCACACCGCGGCACCGCTGGTTGCTCGGCACGTCGGGCAGAGCAAATCTCAACTTCTCCCAAAACGATTTATCACCCCAGTGTAAATACGTATTTGTCTTTAAATACAATCTCAAGTCAGGATCGAGATCCTTGGGCGGAACATCATCGATAAGCACAACAATGAGTCTTCTCCGTCTGTCTCTTAAAACTTGAAGATGAGCAGATTTGAATTCTATACTGCTCCACTcggatttaataaaattctcaCTTAGAACCATTATTGTACGGCGCGAAGTTTGCACTGCTCTAGTTAGATTTTCAACTACGTTCCCGCTCACTGCAAAGTCCCGATACGGCAGACACAACTTATAAGAATGGTCGCCTCTTTCTAACATAGGCACCAACTCAGATGCGACCCAAGCTTCGTCTTTAGAACTATAGCTCACAAATGCATCAAACATTTTTTCACGATCATCTGTATCTATGTCATTTGCTCTGTGGAAAAGCCTTACTCCAAATTTGGAATGAAACCATAACTTCATTTCTTGTCTAAATATAAACGTTAAGAGGCTCACAAATAGGACTAGTACTAATATGCCGAGGGCTGCCAGAAGTAAGGGAATGTAGTCTTGTACTTCTCCATTGgttattatagtttttgtcGCTGTAAGATTTCCGTTAATACTGTTATTGATACTAGGCAAACCTGTGCACATTGTGCCGTTTTCTTCAGTTATTTTGAATCCGGAATCCAAATCGTTGTAAATGCTCTCATTATAAGGTATAATATCAGTGTTATTTCCTTTActaaaaatgcattttatttctgACAAATCCACAATGGAATTTACTCTTTTCGTCCATTCTCTAAACATTTCTGTATATTCACAATCACACGACCATGGGTTAAACGATAATGTTATTGATGTAACAGCTGGATTGATTTGCCACACCGATATAGTTATCAATCTATTATGGTCtaaatgtagtatttttaaacgagGCATGTTACTAAGCATGTCTTTTCCTATGCTGCGAATTTTATTGTTGTCGATGTAAAGTTCTCGTAAATTTTCTAATCCATCAAATTCTTGTCCTTCTAAAGTATTAATTCCGTTGTGATCTAAATGTAACACTTCAAGCTCCTTTAAACCGTTAAATGTTCTGTTgtgaataatttcaatattggAGGCATTTagatatagtatttttaatctcTTTCTTCCAATAAAAGCATGACTGGGAAGCATCTTAATGTCGTTGCCGTCAAGATATAGTTGTGTGGCTTCCATAGGTATTCTCTCTGGTAAGGAATTTACGTAGCCTGCGCTTGAGCATTCCACTACATTAGCTGACCAAGATTGATCATGATAACAAGTGCAATTATTAGGGCAAGTCATTTCGCAATCACAGGCGTCGAAATCGCAGCAATGGCACAGCGCGAAACAATGGGattcatatttacataaaaactgATGCGGTGCGGCTTCAACTAAAGGCACAAATGAGTTTCCtctattgtataataatttacaatgtaTACTGTCTAAATCCATTAACTTCGGTTGAGTTCTGGCTCGGTTTccagtgtttattttttgtagcCACTCCATTGTGCAGTCGCACTCTAATGGGTTTCCTCCAATAAAAAATTCAGGAACGGATTTATCCTGAGGGACAGCGGATATCCTTAAAGAATTCGGGTCTaaacttgttattttatttccgtAAAGATCCACTCGGGTTAAATTTGGctttttgaaaaatgtgtAAGATTGTacctttgaaattaaattatcattcaGATACAACATTTCAACCGAATTCGGTATTGCACTGCCTGTTATCTCCGTAAGCCTATTAGAGCTGGCGTCGAAAGTACTGAGAGAGAGCTGCGACTCGATCTCGAAGTAATTTCCAAGTTCAGCAATTCTGTTTGCATGAATATCTAACCATTGCAGACCAGTTGGAATCATGGCGTAGTCGAACCACTCTAACCGGTTATCGGAAATATTTAGCCATACTAAATTCGGTAATTTTGCAAAAAGACCTCCAATGTCCGTCAAGTAGTTTCCATCCAATCTTATGGCttgtaaatttatgtttcCGTCGAATGCACCGGCTTcaattttgtgaattttgtttcGAGACaagttaagtatttttaatgaagtCATTTTGTCGAACACGCCTTTACTTATGTTTCCGATGTTGTTTTCAGTTAATCTCAGCCCATACATCTGTTGCATTGTCATAAATGAGGCATTTTCAATGCTCACTATTAAATTTTCTCCTAGGTCGAGCGTTTTTAATTGTGGAATATCTTTGAGCGCAATCGGAACCTCATCCAATCGATTTCCATTAATATGTAAGTCTTGTAACGTTGAACAATTTCTAAAAGCATGTGGATGTATTTTTGATATACGGTTGCTGTCTATCGACAATACAGTGAGCACTGGCATCCCTACGAAGGCATAACTTTCTATATTAGTCAATCTGttgtttgataaaattaatgtatgcaAATTACTTAAGGATATGAACACGTTTTCTGAAATATGTTCAATGAAATTGTCCTGcatctttaatatttgtaaattatgtagATCTCTGAATAAGGCTATTTCCATTTTTGATACACGATTATGCGAAAAGTCCAAATACACGAGTCTTTTTAGACCCGTAAAGGTCGACGTGTTTATCCAGTCAGATGTTAATTCATTGTGTGACAAATCTAGCACAAGAAGTTGGAAAAGGTCGCTAAACAAACCAGGCGCTAGCACTGTGATTGTattgttgtttaaatatatttcttttagcTCTTTCGTATCGCTAAATAATTCCGGTGGTAAACTAGTAAGTTGGTTGTCAGAGAAGCGAATGGTCGTTAATGAAATGAGCCCTTCTAATGATCTATCAGCTACAGAGTTGAGACCATTGCCTTGAAGGTAAAGCTTTTGTAGTCGCTTAAGCCCAGAAAGAAGACCTGGCGGAAGTGTGTCTATAACATTTTTCGATAAGTCCAATATCAAAAGATTGTCCCCGCATTTTTCAGTCGGGTGTCGATGAGCAGTTGAAAATTGAAAGTGACTGATATCTCTCATTCGATTGTTAGTCATGTTCAAATATTCTAGATTTCGCAAAGTACACAGGGCTCCTTCAGGAAAGGTCAACATGTTGTTTTCGCTTAGATCTAGTCTTTCCAAATTTTGTATATCTCTTGAAAAAGCTGTCGGTGTTATTTCAAGTGACATGGTCGCCCACTCCGTATTATGTGTtctaattgttaaatttttaagttcaCGGAGGCCCGTAAATGCTCCATCGGACAGGTTaccaattttacaatattcaatTGTGAGCTCTCTTAACTCTATTAATTGACGAAAACTTCCGGGAGCTAAAGAACTTTGAAAGAATAATGCATCACTACATTCTAGTCGCAGCCGCACGGTAAGATGGGGTTGTATAGCActaaagtttgtattttctaacTCGCTATTTATAGTTCTTAATCTGCATTGCAACGTCACTCCAGACTCATCGTTGTCAGTCGTCCATCGGCACTCGTCAGGAGCTTGATACCGCGCCCCCGTCGTTGCCGACAAGGATGCGCACCACACGCACGAACTCGCACTCAGCATTAATAGAGCGCTCATTAACCACATTAtgcacatttttaattcactaAACTGCacttaaacttatataatttacatagttTATGTTACATATTGTTAGCACTAATAAAGAATTTGACAATGCATCGTTGACGCGAGTTTGTTATTTGAGTCGGAATTTTCACTATTCGGCCAAACCACTTAACTCGTTTCTCGCGAGCGCACTAATTGGACAAAATCGAGTGTCAACGATCGGAGCGACGTGACGCGCACCCGCGCTGAGTCTTGGATTGGAACTGACTCGCAGTCGAACCTGCGCTCGCGCACAAGGCCGCGCCGGTTCACGCGTTCCAACAGGTAAATCATTGCCCGGGGCTAAAAAGTTCTATCCGCCGAAGACGGAGCTTCACGTTTCGCTTTATTCGTTTCACAGTACTGCCTGTCAGAAAAATACATGGCACGCACACACTAGCAATTCACATACAACACTACAAAGCCAAACTGCTTTTTGTGGTACTTGTCCGAGCTTTCTTAAGGTAGGTGCGAAAAGGACAGCGATATTGCGGGGTGGCGGTGACATGAAGCTGGGTGGGGATATAACCAGCTGCCCAGGTAGTGCGCTGGCGA
It encodes:
- the LOC106711536 gene encoding toll-like receptor Tollo, producing MCIMWLMSALLMLSASSCVWCASLSATTGARYQAPDECRWTTDNDESGVTLQCRLRTINSELENTNFSAIQPHLTVRLRLECSDALFFQSSLAPGSFRQLIELRELTIEYCKIGNLSDGAFTGLRELKNLTIRTHNTEWATMSLEITPTAFSRDIQNLERLDLSENNMLTFPEGALCTLRNLEYLNMTNNRMRDISHFQFSTAHRHPTEKCGDNLLILDLSKNVIDTLPPGLLSGLKRLQKLYLQGNGLNSVADRSLEGLISLTTIRFSDNQLTSLPPELFSDTKELKEIYLNNNTITVLAPGLFSDLFQLLVLDLSHNELTSDWINTSTFTGLKRLVYLDFSHNRVSKMEIALFRDLHNLQILKMQDNFIEHISENVFISLSNLHTLILSNNRLTNIESYAFVGMPVLTVLSIDSNRISKIHPHAFRNCSTLQDLHINGNRLDEVPIALKDIPQLKTLDLGENLIVSIENASFMTMQQMYGLRLTENNIGNISKGVFDKMTSLKILNLSRNKIHKIEAGAFDGNINLQAIRLDGNYLTDIGGLFAKLPNLVWLNISDNRLEWFDYAMIPTGLQWLDIHANRIAELGNYFEIESQLSLSTFDASSNRLTEITGSAIPNSVEMLYLNDNLISKVQSYTFFKKPNLTRVDLYGNKITSLDPNSLRISAVPQDKSVPEFFIGGNPLECDCTMEWLQKINTGNRARTQPKLMDLDSIHCKLLYNRGNSFVPLVEAAPHQFLCKYESHCFALCHCCDFDACDCEMTCPNNCTCYHDQSWSANVVECSSAGYVNSLPERIPMEATQLYLDGNDIKMLPSHAFIGRKRLKILYLNASNIEIIHNRTFNGLKELEVLHLDHNGINTLEGQEFDGLENLRELYIDNNKIRSIGKDMLSNMPRLKILHLDHNRLITISVWQINPAVTSITLSFNPWSCDCEYTEMFREWTKRVNSIVDLSEIKCIFSKGNNTDIIPYNESIYNDLDSGFKITEENGTMCTGLPSINNSINGNLTATKTIITNGEVQDYIPLLLAALGILVLVLFVSLLTFIFRQEMKLWFHSKFGVRLFHRANDIDTDDREKMFDAFVSYSSKDEAWVASELVPMLERGDHSYKLCLPYRDFAVSGNVVENLTRAVQTSRRTIMVLSENFIKSEWSSIEFKSAHLQVLRDRRRRLIVVLIDDVPPKDLDPDLRLYLKTNTYLHWGDKSFWEKLRFALPDVPSNQRCRGVPSPGAGGAVPMHRHHYPRGHMGALPPPPVHGAHPVLPPHPSHAAHQIPPRASPRTLSAHV